From one Microtus ochrogaster isolate Prairie Vole_2 unplaced genomic scaffold, MicOch1.0 UNK99, whole genome shotgun sequence genomic stretch:
- the Il23a gene encoding interleukin-23 subunit alpha, giving the protein MLDCRAILLLWLLPWVAHGRTVPRSSSPDWTQCQQLSQNLCTLAWSAHPREGPMDLLREEGGEEARNDVPHIQCGDGCDPQGLKNNSQMCLQRIHQGLVFYKQLLDSDIFTGEPSPLPDVSQLHTSVLGLSQLLQPEDHPWEITQRSSLSPSQQWQRPLLRSKILRSFQAFVATAARVFAHGAATLTEPLMPTA; this is encoded by the exons ATGCTGGACTGTAGAGCCATTCTactgctgtggctgctgccctGGGTGGCTCACGGCCGGACGGTGCCCCGGAGCAGCAGCCCTGACTGGACGCAGTGCCAGCAGCTCTCTCAGAATCTCTGCACACTGGCCTGGAGTGCACATCCCCGAGAGGGACCGATG GATTTGCTAAGAGAAGAAGGAGGTGAAGAGGCTAGAAATGACGTCCCGCACATCCAGTGTGGGGACGGCTGTGATCCCCAAGGACTCAAGAACAATAGCCAG ATGTGCCTGCAAAGAATCCACCAAGGTCTGGTTTTTTATAAGCAGCTGCTGGACTCAGACATCTTCACAGGGGAGCCTTCTCCACTCCCTGATGTGAGCCAGCTTCATACCTCCGTACTGGGCCTCAGCCAGCTCCTCCAG CCAGAGGATCATCCCTGGGAGATCACACAGAGGTCTAGCCTGAGTCCCAGCCAGCAGTGGCAGCGTCCCCTTCTCCGCTCCAAGATCCTCCGAAGCTTCCAAGCCTTTGTGGCGACAGCTGCCCGGGTCTTTGCCCATGGAGCAGCCACCCTAACGGAACCCTTAATGCCAACAGCTTAA